ATGTCTACAAGCATTTTGGTAACAAAAATGAAGAAAGCTTTGGCGCCGGAACAACAGGATTGGAATATTGAAGCACACCCGATCGGAGAATTGTCCGAGTACATCGATCGGTTTGACGTTGTTCTGCTCGGACCACAAGTATCCCACAAGCTAAAAAGTGTAGAGAAAGAGTTTGGCCCAACAGGTAAGCCTATTGCTGTGATTAACAGCCTCGACTATGGTATGGGGAAAGGTGATAAAGTTCTTCGTTTTGCAATGGATCTTAAGAGTAATTAAATAATTCATAGATAAAGAGGGATAGATATATGGAAATCAATACTGAACAACATATAATGAGTATTATTTTGCACTCGGGAGAAGCGAACAAAAAAGCGTTTGCCGCTCTGGCTGAAGTGCGGAAAAGGGATTTTGAACAAGCAAGAACTCTGATCAAAGAAGCTTCTGTCGAATCCGTTAAAGCACATAAAATTCAAACCAAGTTGATTCAACAGGATGCAGCGAGTGAGGAAAAGCTTGAAATGAGTCTTTTGGTTGTTCATGCACAAGACCATCTGATGAAATCGTTACTTACGATAGATTTGATTGAAGAATTAATTGAAGTATTTAGTGATCTCCACACATAACAAGAACATTGGTTGAGAAAGAGGGAGTAACAGATGGCAATTCGTATGGAAGCGGTAACAGATAAACTCCAACAGTTTGCTGGAATTTTGCAGGAAAACAAATATTTCGATTCAATTACCAAAGGATTAATGGGGATCATGCCTATCATTTTTATTGGTTCGATAGCTGCTCTTCTAAAAGGCTTACCGATCCAGATTTATCAGGACTTTTTATCGAACAGTGGAATTATAGATTATCTAACTTTAATCGGGAAATTAACAACAGATATGATTGCACTCTACGCTGTGTTCAGCATCGCATATGCGATGTCCCGCAATTTCAAGCAAGATGGCCTGAACGCCGGATTGCTTGCTTTGCTCAGTTTTTTGCTCCTAACACCGATTACTATTGAAGAGAGTGGAGAGTACGTTTTGACTTTTCAATGGTTGGGAGCAACAGGACTCTTTATCTCCATCTTAATCGGCTTACTGGTCGGAAGATTATATGCAATATTAGTTTCTAAAGGTGTTGCCATCAAGATGCCTGACGGGGTTCCTCCTTCCGTTGCCAAGTCATTCGCTGGACTCATTCCGGGTATTCTTATAGTGGCAGTGGTTGTAATCATCAACGTATTATTCAAAATGACACATTATGAAAGCGTTCATAATTTTGTATATGAACTACTTCAAACACCGTTACAAAGTTTGGGTGGAACGTACTGGGCATTCCTACTCACCATAGGATTTCTTAGCCAAATTTTTTGGGTCATCGGTATCCACGGTGCCATGGTTACGTTATCGGTAATGATGCCCATTTTCATGGCACTCGATATTGAGAATCTATCTGCCTACTCAGCAGGGCTACCACTTCCCAATATTGTCGGCATGAACTTTATGTTTGTGTATGGAATTGGGGCAGGATGTTCCATCGGTCTTGCATTCTTGTTCCTGGTTGCCAAAAGCAAGCGCTACAAGCAACTTGGAAAAATCACTGCGCCGTCAGCTGTGTTCGGAATCAGTGAACCCACTATTTTCGGTGCACCCATAATTCTGAATCCGGTTCTCGCAGTACCTTTTATTATTAGTCCAATCATCAGTTATTCTCTGGCATATTTCCTAACGGTGGTCGACATTCTTCCTCGTCTTGGTCTGCAGGTACCTATGGGATTGCCACCAATCATTAATGGTTTTTTGTCAGGCGGATGGCGTGTAGCAGCTTTCCAAGTCGTTCTGATCGCAATCTCTCTTGTCACCTACTATCCATTCTTCAAATCGATGGATAAACAGGCGGTACGAGATGAAATAGAGGTGAAGGCATAATGACTCAAGGCGTATGGAGTAGTATCGCTAGGACCGATGTCTTAAATATGAAGTTTGTTTTTGAGATTACAAGAGCGAAAGAGCCCTCGACTCAACCGAGTATAAAAATGCGAATGGAACCGTTCGACTTCCATGTGCAATTCAAGCAGACTTCATTTGAACAAAATCAACTGAAAGCAACAGGTTTTTCACACTTTTTTGGAGAAAGGCCGATTGAGTTAGAGTTATCCTTTTCTGTAGAAGAAGAGTTTGAAGGTTGTATTCTTTTTCCGAAAATTGGACGATTGGAACTTCAAGGCTCCAGGGGAGAAGGGCCTTCCTTGCTGGCTGAACTAAAAGAAGAAATTCGACAATTGCCACCAAGGGAAATGAAGGAGCGCATCGATGAAGAGATTGCAAATGAAGTCGACGCACT
Above is a window of Paenibacillus sp. E222 DNA encoding:
- a CDS encoding PTS lactose/cellobiose transporter subunit IIA, with the protein product MEINTEQHIMSIILHSGEANKKAFAALAEVRKRDFEQARTLIKEASVESVKAHKIQTKLIQQDAASEEKLEMSLLVVHAQDHLMKSLLTIDLIEELIEVFSDLHT
- a CDS encoding PTS sugar transporter subunit IIC; the protein is MAIRMEAVTDKLQQFAGILQENKYFDSITKGLMGIMPIIFIGSIAALLKGLPIQIYQDFLSNSGIIDYLTLIGKLTTDMIALYAVFSIAYAMSRNFKQDGLNAGLLALLSFLLLTPITIEESGEYVLTFQWLGATGLFISILIGLLVGRLYAILVSKGVAIKMPDGVPPSVAKSFAGLIPGILIVAVVVIINVLFKMTHYESVHNFVYELLQTPLQSLGGTYWAFLLTIGFLSQIFWVIGIHGAMVTLSVMMPIFMALDIENLSAYSAGLPLPNIVGMNFMFVYGIGAGCSIGLAFLFLVAKSKRYKQLGKITAPSAVFGISEPTIFGAPIILNPVLAVPFIISPIISYSLAYFLTVVDILPRLGLQVPMGLPPIINGFLSGGWRVAAFQVVLIAISLVTYYPFFKSMDKQAVRDEIEVKA
- a CDS encoding PTS sugar transporter subunit IIB gives rise to the protein MNIILVCAGGMSTSILVTKMKKALAPEQQDWNIEAHPIGELSEYIDRFDVVLLGPQVSHKLKSVEKEFGPTGKPIAVINSLDYGMGKGDKVLRFAMDLKSN